A region from the Arthrobacter gengyunqii genome encodes:
- a CDS encoding NAD(P)/FAD-dependent oxidoreductase produces MALGSVIIVGGGMAGFAAARELRVRGFSGRVTIIDPEGMPYDRPPLSKDYLLGRKSPQQLLLAEPAWFSEQDIAVVTGKAAALMPDEGIVLLADGRSLAADKIVLATGAVPRRLEIPGADTGSVLELRNRDDADKLRALLRPGVRLAIIGAGLIGAETASAALALGAQVTLIDPVSPPLVPAVGAHLAGRLHAMHAARGIEVITGVPAAITTDPSGSTITLAGGRTVSSDQVLVGIGVAADATLAASAGLDTDNGILVDERQRSSHPNIYAVGDAARVRLPDGRLLRRAEHWEHARNTGATAAAALLGQELPNHGASWFWSDRHGVHVEGVGSMAGDGTVVVRERNGLPVASFRLDVAGYMLGCAAVDGGLLVRAARRIIDRGILVDPAKLADPDVDLRKMAR; encoded by the coding sequence ATGGCTCTTGGATCCGTCATCATCGTCGGCGGCGGAATGGCAGGTTTCGCTGCTGCCCGCGAGCTGCGTGTGCGCGGGTTTTCCGGGCGGGTGACGATTATCGACCCGGAGGGCATGCCTTATGACCGGCCGCCCCTGAGCAAGGATTACCTGCTGGGCCGCAAATCCCCGCAGCAGCTTCTGCTCGCGGAACCGGCTTGGTTTTCCGAGCAGGACATAGCGGTTGTCACGGGCAAGGCTGCAGCCCTGATGCCTGATGAGGGAATTGTCCTGCTTGCGGACGGACGGAGCCTGGCGGCGGACAAGATCGTTCTGGCCACCGGCGCTGTGCCCCGCCGTTTGGAAATACCCGGCGCTGACACAGGGTCGGTGCTGGAACTGCGAAACCGGGACGACGCGGACAAGCTGCGTGCCCTCCTGCGGCCCGGCGTGAGGCTGGCAATTATCGGTGCCGGCCTGATTGGCGCGGAAACAGCGTCTGCGGCACTGGCACTCGGTGCGCAGGTGACGCTGATTGATCCTGTCAGCCCGCCCCTGGTGCCGGCCGTTGGGGCCCATTTGGCGGGCCGGCTGCATGCCATGCACGCTGCGCGTGGCATAGAGGTGATCACCGGAGTCCCGGCCGCCATCACCACCGATCCCTCCGGGAGCACCATCACCCTGGCCGGCGGGAGAACGGTGAGCTCTGACCAGGTGCTGGTGGGTATCGGCGTCGCCGCCGATGCAACTCTTGCCGCCTCCGCCGGCCTGGATACGGACAACGGGATCCTGGTGGACGAACGCCAGCGCAGCAGTCATCCGAACATTTACGCGGTGGGTGATGCGGCGCGGGTCCGGTTGCCGGACGGCAGGCTTCTGCGGCGGGCCGAGCACTGGGAGCATGCCCGGAACACCGGTGCCACTGCAGCTGCAGCGCTGCTTGGGCAGGAGCTGCCGAATCACGGCGCCTCGTGGTTCTGGTCCGACCGCCACGGCGTTCACGTGGAGGGGGTTGGTTCGATGGCAGGGGACGGCACAGTGGTGGTGCGGGAGCGAAACGGTCTGCCGGTGGCGAGTTTCAGATTGGATGTGGCCGGGTACATGCTCGGCTGCGCGGCTGTGGACGGCGGATTGCTGGTGCGGGCGGCCAGGCGCATTATTGACCGCGGCATCCTGGTGGATCCGGCGAAACTGGCGGACCCGGACGTTGATCTCAGAAAGATGGCCCGCTAA